Below is a genomic region from Actinomadura sp. NAK00032.
CCGCCGACGGCGGCGAGGCCCTGCTGTCGGCGGGCGCGGACGGTTCCCTCGAAGGCGTGCTCGGCACGGTCGCGTCGCTGCTGAACGTCCGGTCCGGGTACGAGACGGCGGTCGCCGCCGCCCTGGGGAACGCGGCCGAGGCCATCGCGGTCGGCTCGCTCGACACGGCGGAGGCCGCGCTGGCGCTGCTGCGCACCCGCGACGCCGGACGCGCCGGGCTTCTCGTCGGCGGGGGAGCGGCCGCGCCCGGAACACGGGTGCCGGGCGTCGACTACGCGATCGACGCGGTGAGCGTCCCCGAGGTCGTGCGTCCGGCCGTGGAGCATCTCCTGCGGGACGTGGCGGTCGTCGACGACGTGCCGTCCGCCGCAGCGCTGGTCCGGCGGGAGGCGTCCCTGCGCGCCGTGACGCGCGACGGCGAACTCGTCGGCGCGCACTGGGCGCAGGGTGGTGCGAGCGGTGGGCAGGGCCTTCTGCAGATGCGCGCGACCCTTGACCAGGCCACCGAAGACCTGGCCGCCGCTGAGACGGCTGCGGGGGCCGCCGCCGACGAACTCACGGCGTCCATGGAGCGTGAGCAGTCCGCCCAGATGGCGCTGGAGGCCGCGGAGGCCGCCGCGGGCGAGGCCCAGGCCAGCGTGAACCAGGCCCAGGCCGACCTTGACCGCGTCCGAGCGCGCGTGCGCGAGTTCGACGCGCAGGCGGCGCAGGAGGCCAAGCGCGCCGCGCGCCTGGAGGCCGACGTCCGGGCCGCGCGCGGCGAGGCGGAGCGGCTGACCAAAGCACTGGACGCCGCGACCGAGTCGCTGGAGCGCGACACCCAGGCCGCCGAGGAACTGGCGATGCGGCTCGCCGAGTCGGAGGAGGCCGCCGAGGTCGCCGACGAGGCCGGGCACGACACCGAGGCGCGCGACGACCTGCATGCCCGGAGCCAGGAGCTGCGGTCCGCCGAGATGGAGGCGCGGCTGTCGGTCCGCACCGCCGAGGAGCGCGTGCAGGCCATCACCGGCCGCGCCGACGCCCTCGAACGCGGCGCCCGCCGCGAGCGCGAGGAGCGCGCGCGGGCCGCGCAGCGCCGCGCCCGCCGCGAGGAGCAGGCCAGGGTCGCCAAGGCCGTCCACCGCGGCGCCCGGACGGCCCTCGACCGCATCGAGCACTCCCTCGCCGCCGCCGTCCGCCGCCGCGAGGCCGCCGAGCAGGCCAAGGCCGCGCGCGAGGCCGAGCTGAAGGTCGTCCGGACGCAGGTCCGCGAGCTGTCGGCGACCCTGGAGCGCCTCGTCAACGTCGTCCACGGCAACGAGGTCGCCCGCGCCGAGCAGCGGCTCCGGCTGGAGCAGTACGAGCAGCGGGCCCTGGAGGAGTTCGGCCTGGAGGTCGAGTCGCTGGTCGCCGAGTACGGCCCGGACCAACTCGTCCCGCCCGACCCGGAGAAGGGGGAGGACGCCCGGCCCGTCCCCTACGACCGGACCGTCCAGGAGAAGCGCGCCAAGGTCGCCGAGCGGCAGCTCAACCAGCTCGGCAAGGTCAACCCGCTCGCCCTGGAGGAGTTCGCGGCGCTGGAGGAGCGGCACGCGTTCCTCACCTCGCAGCTGGAGGACCTGAAGAAGACCCAGCGGGAGCTGCTCGGCCTGGTCAAGGAGGTCGACGACCGCGTCCAGGAGGTGTTCGCCGCCGCCTACGAGGACACCGCCCGCGAGTTCGAGCGGATCTTCGCGCGGCTGTTCCCCGGCGGCGAGGGCAGCCTCTCGCTGACCGTCCCCGACGACATGCTCACGACCGGGGTCGAGGTGTCGGCCCGCCCGCCCGGCAAGAAGGTCAAGCGGCTGTCGCTGCTGTCCGGCGGCGAGCGGTCGCTGGTCGCCATCGCCTTCCTGGTCGCCGTGTTCAAGGCCCGCCCGTCCCCGTTCTACGTCCTGGACGAGGTCGAGGCCGCACTGGACGATACCAACACCCAGCGGCTCATCACCGTCTTCGAAGAGCTGCGCGAATCGTCCCAACTCATCGTCATCACCCACCAGAAGCGCACGATGGAGGGCGCCGACGCCCTCTACGGCGTCAGC
It encodes:
- the smc gene encoding chromosome segregation protein SMC — encoded protein: MYLKTLTLRGFKSFASSTTLKFEPGITAVVGPNGSGKSNVVDALAWVMGEQGAKSLRGGKMEDVIFAGTANRAPLGRAEVVLTIDNADGALPIDYTEVTISRLMFRSGSSEYAINGDSCRLLDIQELLSDSGIGREMHVIIGQGQLDRVLHSGPEGRRAVIEEAAGVLKHRKRKEKALRKLDAMQGNLTRVQDLTGELRRQLKPLGKQAEIARRAAVIQADLRDARLRLLADDLVSLRTRLEQEAADEAAIRERRTETERALGEAQRREAVLEAEEAEQAPRLAQVQDTWFQLSALKERLRGVADLAAERHRNAAEAREEERRGRDPEDMEREAAEIREQEEMLRAALDEAQDGLADAVEQRTGVEEALAAEERRLQAAARAAADRREELARLRGRVEALRSKAQAGRSEIGRLADAREEAEQRADDARVEFEAFEAEVVEDPALAAEHEAAQEALATAKDAAEAARAGVDGPRGALKEARGAVGAARSADQAAQKKVTALQARIEALNLTLASAADGGEALLSAGADGSLEGVLGTVASLLNVRSGYETAVAAALGNAAEAIAVGSLDTAEAALALLRTRDAGRAGLLVGGGAAAPGTRVPGVDYAIDAVSVPEVVRPAVEHLLRDVAVVDDVPSAAALVRREASLRAVTRDGELVGAHWAQGGASGGQGLLQMRATLDQATEDLAAAETAAGAAADELTASMEREQSAQMALEAAEAAAGEAQASVNQAQADLDRVRARVREFDAQAAQEAKRAARLEADVRAARGEAERLTKALDAATESLERDTQAAEELAMRLAESEEAAEVADEAGHDTEARDDLHARSQELRSAEMEARLSVRTAEERVQAITGRADALERGARREREERARAAQRRARREEQARVAKAVHRGARTALDRIEHSLAAAVRRREAAEQAKAAREAELKVVRTQVRELSATLERLVNVVHGNEVARAEQRLRLEQYEQRALEEFGLEVESLVAEYGPDQLVPPDPEKGEDARPVPYDRTVQEKRAKVAERQLNQLGKVNPLALEEFAALEERHAFLTSQLEDLKKTQRELLGLVKEVDDRVQEVFAAAYEDTAREFERIFARLFPGGEGSLSLTVPDDMLTTGVEVSARPPGKKVKRLSLLSGGERSLVAIAFLVAVFKARPSPFYVLDEVEAALDDTNTQRLITVFEELRESSQLIVITHQKRTMEGADALYGVSMRGDGVTQVVSQRLS